A section of the Oryzias latipes chromosome 8, ASM223467v1 genome encodes:
- the LOC105353581 gene encoding B-cell receptor CD22-like: MLPCVLGAFSSSWVVEYPQKETCAPKGSSVILQCSYNYSDSEIVESVKWGHKENFFHGPFVYDSESNKTSSRFTYSGDKKHNCSLTIDKVELGDAGKYAFRFITNSDKFTGEDGIMLKIGDLNIAFNKAKGNEVIKGGDSASLTCTSSCDGGEPSQFMWLKDGKVIKKGPVLNLTDMSFKHSGDYCCTYNGATSGVTTINVEFGPKNTTVKVFPSEDVDAGTNVTLICSSHANPLVMNYTWFKKHGTNVTVLGEHHIYYFEKSSQMDDDQYFCRATNKHGSCNSSAVTIKIKVHPGLFSTKLIVILTCAVILVFLVVIAVAAKNRFSKNRTTSTETDCEEETQDSVYVNLPASRSQEEIPTESNFVYTPVQVNRRSDMVQQTNDYDESDSVIYSVVCRPQPLKLSYVEPLRHQTTSF, translated from the exons ATGTTGCCATGTGTTCTAGGTGCTTTTAGCAGCTCCTGGGTGGTGGAATATCCACAGAAAGAGACTTGTGCTCCAAAAGGATCGTCTGTGATCCTCCAGTGTTCATACAATTATTCTGATTCAGAGATCGTAGAAAGTGTAAAATGGGGTCACAAAGAAAATTTTTTTCACGGCCCTTTCGTTTATGACAGTGAATCAAACAAGACCTCGTCACGCTTTACATACAGTGGCGACAAAAAGCATAACTGTTCATTGACAATAGACAAGGTGGAGCTGGGCGACGCAGGAAAATATGCCTTTAGATTCATCACAAACTCTGACAAATTTACTGGTGAGGATGGCATAATGCTCAAGATTGGCG atttgaaTATTGCTTTTAATAAGGCAAAAGGGAATGAGGTCATCAAAGGAGGCGATTCGGCGAGTCTTACCTGCACCAGTAGCTGTGATGGTGGAGAACCATCACAGTTTATGTGGTTAAAGGATGGAAAAGTTATAAAGAAAGGACCTGTGCTAAATCTAACAGACATGTCCTTCAAACACTCTGGAGATTACTGCTGTACGTATAACGGTGCAACTTCAGGAGTCACAACGATTAATGTTGAAT TTGGACCTAAGAACACCACCGTGAAGGTTTTTCCGTCAGAAGACGTAGATGCTGGGACCAATGTCACGCTGATCTGCAGCAGCCATGCTAACCCTCTGGTGATGAATTATACTTGGTTTAAAAAGCACGGGACAAACGTAACGGTTCTCGGGGAACACCACATATATTATTTTGAGAAATCTTCTCAAATGGACGATGACCAGTACTTTTGCCGAGCCACCAACAAGCATGGCAGCTGCAACTCCTCTGCTGTCACCATCAAAATTAAAG TCCACCCGGGATTATTTAGCACTAAACTCATCGTCATATTGACTTGTGCTGTGATTCTCGTGTTCCTTGTTGTGATCGCAGTTGCAGCCAAGAACAG ATTTAGCAAAAACAGGACCACGTCGACGGAAACTGACTGTGAGGAAGAGACGCAG GATAGTGTCTATGTCAACTTGCCTGCGAGCCGGTCACAAGAAGAGATTCCAACTGAGTCAAATTTTGTTTATACGCCGGTTCAAGTCAACAGGAGATCTGACAT GGTGCAGCAGACGAACGACTATGACGAAAGCGACTCAGTGATTTACAGCGTAGTGTGCAG accCCAGCCGCTAAAGCTTTCCTATGTTGAGCCTTTGAGACATCAAACAACCTCATTTTGA
- the npb gene encoding neuropeptide B precursor: MQPKLHLSFAVIAVLAVCSPSEAWYKQVAGPSYYSVGRASGLLSGIRRSPHVRREESPSDSGETEINSVLSDLISHNSILKTMPICLKDITPNLQSCELSQEIKGSFKCKADVFLSLDSLDCAGD, encoded by the exons ATGCAGCCCAAACTTCACCTCTCCTTCGCAGTTATTGCTGTGCTGGCAGTTTGCAGTCCGTCAGAGGCATGGTACAAGCAGGTGGCCGGTCCCAGCTACTACTCCGTGGGCAGGGCGTCCGGTTTGCTGTCCGGGATCCGGAGGTCACCGCACGTCAGGAGGGAGGAAAGCCCGTCAGACAGCGGCGAGACGGAGATCAACAGCGTGTTGTCTGATCTGATTTCTCACAACTCCATCCTCAAAACCATg CCCATTTGCCTCAAGGACATTACACCAAACCTGCAGAGCTGCGAATTGTCCCAAGAAATCAAGGGATCATTTAAATGCAAAGCAGATGTCTTCCTCTCCCTGGATTCTTTGGACTGTGCAGGAGACTGA